The genomic stretch TCCTGAATCAAATTATATTCTTCCGCAATGGGCTCTTTTACCTTTACAATCATATCGCTCATGGCATACACCTGACCGATGGTGTCCAAAATAGTGGCCCCAGCCTGTTGGTAATCCTGATTAAAAAATCCACTTCCCTCACCTGCGCCGGATTGCACATATACGGTGTGGTTGTTCTTTACCAATTCAAATACCCCGGCTGGCGTCATACCCACCCGGCTTTCGTTGTTTTTGATTTCTTTAGGTATCCCAACAGTCATTTTGTTGTTTTTAATGGTTGATGGGTCAAAGTTGAATAAAAAAATCAAATAAAAACACATATACTCGATAAAAAACAGGGGTAAATAGTCAAAATAACCATTTTTTAACATTTACACCCTGTTTTTTATAGGGTTAAAATATTTTTAAATAGATTTTATATATACTACCCCTAATTTTTAAAGGGTATGTATGTATAATAATAAAAAAGCATGCCGATTGGCATGCTTTTTAGGGGGTATTACTATAAAATTCTTAAATAATTCTTCTAATAATCCTATTTTGAGACTATCCCACGATATTCACAATCCTTCCGGGCACCACAATGACCTTGTTGGGAGTTCTGCCCTGCAACTGTTCCTTGGTTTTCTCGTGGGCCATAACGGCAGCCTCGATTTCATCCTTGCTCATATCCAAAGGCAGCTCCAATTTGAAGCGCATTTTTCCATTAAAGGATATGGGGTATTCCTTGCTGCTTTCCACCAAGTACTTCTCCTCAAATTTAGGGAAAGGTGCTTCGGCAATGGACTCTGAATGCCCCAAACGACTCCAAAGCTCCTCGGCAATGTGAGGTGCATAAGGCGACACTAAAATGGCCAACGGTTCCAAAATGGCCTTGCTGGTGCATTTTTGAGCTGTCAACTCGTTGACACAAATCATAAAGGTGGACACCGAAGTATTGAACGAGAAGTTCTCGATATCCTCTTCCACTTTTTTGATAGTCTTGTGCAGGGTTTTTAGGTTTTCGGCGGTGGGTTCAGCTTCAGTGACGCTTCGACTACGCTCAGCGTCCGAATCGATGAAGGGGGAATAGAGTTTCCAAAGTTTCTTTAGGAAGGAATGTACGCCCGTGATTCCCGCCGTGTTCCAAGGCTTGGATTGCTCTAAGGGTCCCAAGAACATTTCGTACAAACGCAAAGAATCTGCTCCGTACTCCTCACAAATGGCATCGGGGTTGACAACATTGTATTTGGATTTAGACATTTTTTCCACTTCGGAATAAGTTCTAAAATCTCTAGACTTCTCCTTGAAAAGCTCAGTAAACATTCCTTTGTACCAAAATCCACCAGGCACCACAAAAATTGAATCCTTGTAGGTAGGGTTATCCTTCAAATATTCATCTATATGAAGAACCCCACCTTCAACTTGATTTACATCAAATCTATGAGGAATAATTTCGTTAAAAGGAACTGCTAGGCTACCTTTTTTATAATCATTTACATATTCATAGTCTGAACTAAAAAACACATACTTCACATCTTGAGTATAATGTTGATATTGTCCAAGCTGACCATTCTCCCCTTCTTTTAAAAGAAAAATATTATTTGAAGCTCTTTCACCTTCAAAACCGCTTTCCGATTTGTAACCCGTTACATATGCAAACTCAGACGTCCCCGTAATCATCCCTTGGTTGATCAACTTTTGGGCAAATTCGTCTTTGGGCACATACCCCATATCAAACATAAACTTCTGCCAAAAGCGGGAATACAGCAAGTGGCCCGTAGCGTGCTCGCTACCTCCGATATACAAGTCTACATCTTGCCAATAGTTGATGGCCTCAGGGGAGAAAATAGCGTCATCGTTCCGTGGATCCATATACCTATTAAAGTATTGGGAACTTCCCGCCCAACCGGGCATTGTATTCAACTCCAAAGGAAATACATTCTCATTATCGATTAGCTCATTGCTAACTACTTCCGCCTTGAGGCGGTCCCATGCCCATTCCGTAGCGTTGCCCAATGGTGGCTCGCCCGTTTCGGTAGGAAGGTATTTTTCCACTTCGGGCAATTGCAAGGGCAAATGCTCTACATCGATCATCTGCGGCATACCATCCACATAATACACGGGGAAGGGTTCTCCCCAATACCGCTGACGGCTAAATACGGCGTCACGTAGTCGGTAATTCACTTTGCCTTCGCCGTGCCCGATCCTTTCCAATTCAGCGATGATTTTCTTCATCGCCTTTTTATACGGCAATCCGTTTAGAAAATCAGAATTGGCAATGATGGTATTTTCCTTGTCGGCAAACGCCTCTTCGGAAATATCTACCCCTTCAAAAATGTTTGGAATAGGTATTTGATAGTGCGTTGCAAAGTCATGATCGCGTTGGTCGCCACAGGGTACGGCCATAACCGCTCCCGTTCCGTAACTGGCCAACACGTAGTCACCAATCCAAATAGGAATGGGCTCTTTGGTGAACGGATGCTCTGCATAAGCTCCCGTAAATACTCCTGAAATGGTTTTTACATCCGCCATACGGTCACGCTCGGAACGTTTTGCCGTAGCTTCCACGTAAGCATCGACCTCAGCTTTTTGTTCTGGCGTAGTGATTTTGGCCACCAACTCGTGCTCCGGGGCCAAGGTCATAAAACTTACCCCGAAAATGGTGTCGGGACGGGTGGTGAAGACTTCTATAAAAAGTGATGAGTTTTGAGTTTTGAGTTCAGAGTTTTCACTCTCGCTCACTCTTAACTTTTCACTCATAACTCTAAACTTAACAGTGGCCCCAACAGATCGTCCAATCCAGTTGGTCTGGGAATCCTTTAAAGGTTGTGGCCAATCAATTTTGTCCAATCCGTCCAATAAGCGCTGGGCATAAGCGGTGATGCGCATACTCCATTGCGTCATTTTTTTACGCACCACGGGATGACCTCCACGCTCGGAAACACCGTTCACGATTTCATCATTGGCCAAAACGGTTCCCAAGGCGGGACACCAGTTCACTTCGGTGTCGGCCAAATAGGTCAGTCTGTATTTTAAAAGGATTTTTTGCTTTTCCTTATCGGAGTAGCCATTCCAAGTTGCGGCATCAAAAGTTGGAGTATCATCATCACAAGCAGCTTCAACATTGGCATTTCCTTCTACTTCAAAAATGGAAATCAAACTGGAGATGTTTTCTGCTTTGTCGGATTTCTGGTTGTACCACGCATTGAACAATTGGATAAAAATCCATTGCGTCCATTTATAATATTGCGGGTTGGAAGTACGCACTTCGCGGCTCCAATCAAAAGAAAAACCGAGCTGATCTAACTGCTCACGGTATCTGTTGATGTTGTTTTCCGTGGTTATGGCGGGATGCTGCCCTGTTTGAATCGCATACTGCTCCGCTGGCAACCCAAAGGAATCGTAGCCCATGGGATGCAACACATTGAATCCTTTATGTCTTTTGTAACGCGAATAGATGTCCGTGGCAATATACCCCAATGGGTGCCCTACGTGCAAGCCTGCCCCTGATGGGTAAGGGAACATCGACAATGCATAAAATTTAGGTTTTTCGGAATCGTTGGATGCCTTAAACGTTTCATTTTCTGCCCAATACTTCTGCCATTTGGCCTCAATCTCGCGGAAATCGTAATTCATTGTTAATCTTGTTCAATTTCGTGTGCAAAAATAGGTTTAATCCCCTAAATACAATTTACTTTTCTATTTTTACATACTGATTCTACTATATGAGCCAATATATTGAACGATATCAGCGTCGAAAACTGATTTCCTCCTACTTTTCCGTGGCTTTGAGCATTGCCTTAGTCCTGTTTCTTTTGGGTGTTTTGGGCCTTTTGGTGCTCAATACAAAAAAATTGGCGGATCACTTTAAGGAGCAGATCACCATTTCGGTGTTTTTGAAGGACAGTGCCAAACCTGTGGAAATAGATCAGTTGCAGAAAAGCTTGATGCTTGCCGAATACACCAAATCAGCCGAATATATTTCCAAAGAAGATGCCGCGGAACAATACAGCGAGGACATTGGTGAAAATTTTGAGGAGTTCTTGGGCTACAATCCCCTAAAAAATTCCATTGACGTAAACCTGAAGGCCGATTTCGTTTCCCCACAACAAATTGATGAGATTGCAGAAGAACTTGCGGCCAAAGCCTACGTGGACGAAGTAAGTTACGACAAACCGTTGATTTCCCTGCTCAATAACAATGCTCGAAAAATCAGTCTTTGGATATTGGTGGCCAGTGCCGTTTTTACGGTCATCGCCGTTTTGCTGATCAACAGTTCCATTCGATTGTCCATTTATTCCAAACGATTCATCATCAAAACCATGCAAATGGTGGGCGCCACCAAAACCTTTATCCGAAGGCCATTTATTTGGACGAACATTAAACTGGGGATGGCCGGAGCCTTTGTCGCCTTGATCGGGCTAGGGGTTTTGGTATATTATATCAATAAGAATTTCCCCGAACTCAATCTTTTGCAAGATTATATGGTACTTATCATTTTGTTTGTTGGTGTCTTTGGTCTGGGCGTCATCATTTCTTGGGCCAGCACCCATTTTGCAACACAACGTTTCTTAAACCTGAGAACGGACGATCTTTATTATTAACTTTGCGATATGAGCAAGAAAAACGACAACGGCAAAAAACCACCCAAAGAGTTTGTTTTCCAAAAGAAAAACTACCTCTTCCTATTTATAGGCATTGCCTTTATAGCCCTTGGATATATTTTGATGAGCGGCGGTGGAAGCGACGACCCCGAAGTGTTCAATCCCGAGATATACAATTTTAGAAGAATTCGCCTTGCGCCTACCTTGATTCTTATTGGCCTTGGCATTCAAGTATATGCGATTTTGTTGAATCCGAACAAGAAAAACAAGGAATAATTGGAATTGATCGATGCCATCATCCTTGGAATCATTCAAGGATTGACCGAATTTTTACCTGTATCCTCCAGCGGTCACTTAGAATTGGGAAAAGCTATTTTGGGAGCGCAGGCCGTTCCGGAAGAAAGCCTTTTGTTTACCGTGGTATTGCACTTTGCAACTGCCTTGAGCACCTTGGTGGTGTTCCGCAAAGATGTTTTTGACATATTGAAAGGGCTGTTCCAGTTCAAATGGAATGAAGAAACCAAATTTTCTTTAAAAATCATCATTTCTATGATTCCCGCTGCGTTGGTGGGATTGTTTCTCGAAGATTTTATCGAAGTCTTTTTTGATGGCGCCATCGTCATCGTTGGGATCATGCTGGTGATCACCGCATTTTTACTGTATTTGGCAGATTTGGCGAAGACCACCGACAAAAATGTATCCTTTCGTAGTGCTTTTGCCATTGGAATGGCACAGGCCGTGGCCATACTCCCAGGAATTTCCCGAAGTGGTGCGACGATTTCTGCTGCGGTGCTTTTGGGCGTTGACAAAACCAAATCGGCCCGGTTTTCCTTTTTGATGGTGGTTCCGTTGATTTTGGGAAAAGTCGCCAAAGATTTGATGGGTGGCGATATTGCTTTTCAGGGCGACCAGGCCGTAGCCATGGGCGCAGGTTTTGTGGCTGCATTTCTTGCAGGCCTTGCAGCTTGTACTTGGATGATCAAACTGGTACGCCAAAGCAAACTTACCTATTTTGCCATTTACTGTTTGATTGTGGGCCTCATTGCCATCGCGTGGAGCATTTGGGGATAGATCAGTATATTTGTCCAAAACCCCAAGCTTTTGAACTCCAAAGAAGATTTTTTGAACGGTCAGATTTTATTGATCGACAAACCTCTGGAATGGACTTCGTTCCAAGCAGTGAATGCCCTCAAGTGGGCCATACGTAAAAAATTCAGCCTTAAAAAGATAAAAATTGGTCACGCAGGCACCTTGGACCCCTTGGCCACAGGTCTGTTGATTATCTGTACGGGAAAATTCACCAAAAAAATCCCGGAGCTTCAAGGACAGGTCAAGGAATACACGGGAACTTTTACACTTGGTGCCACCACACCGTCCTACGATTTAGAAACCGAAGTAAACGAGACCTTTCCGACCGAACATCTATCTGATGACCAGATAAAGGCAGCCACATCAAAATTCTTGGGGGAAATAGATCAAGTACCGCCCATCTTTTCTGCCCTAAAAAAGGATGGCAAACGATTGTACGAACTTGCCCGCGAAGGAAAGCAAGTCGAAATAAAATCACGCAAAATAGAAATTCTTGAGTTTGAGATTACCCGAATAGAACTCCCCGAAGTGGATTTCAGGGTGGTGTGCAGCAAAGGGACCTATATCCGTTCCTTGGCGCACGATTTTGGCAAAGCTTTGGACTGTGGAGCCCATTTATCCAACCTCAGAAGAACCAAAATAGGTGATTTCAACGTAAATAATGCTACAAGCCCCAATGTTTTCAAGGAAAATCTTGAAGTAAACGCTTCAACCTAAAGATTGGGAAAATATTTTTGCAAAAAAGCGGTTATAATAAAACCATGAACTTAAACAAGAGCCAGTTATCACTTTTGATCACTTTCTTCGCTATGTCCATAGTGATATTATTGCTATTCAATATTCACTTAGGCGGCATACAAGAGGAAGAGTATGTCGTTGAAATGAGCTTGGCCGATGAGGATATAGAGCAACTTCTTGAAGAGGAGGAGCAACGACTGGAAGAAATGCAAGCTGCCAACGACCCCATTAAAAGCCATATGGCCTTGAACGAAACTGCAAAACCCAGCGTTGGCAATCCCGAGCCTTTAAAAACCTTGGAAGAACTAATTGAAGAAAGAGCCCTTAGCAGTGAAACGGGCGAATATGCAGACAATTCGGGTTTTGAGGAACAGTTAAAACAGCTAAAGGCCCAACGTGACGAGAAAAAAGAAAAATTGGGCGAACGCGATGCACAAAAAGAGGAGTTTACCAATTACCTGAAGGATAGACGTACTTCCATCTCCTATTCCTTGGTAGAACGAAACGCATATTACCTCCCCCCGCCCATTTATACTTGTATAGAAGGTGGTAAAGTGGTGATAAACATAACCGTGGACAATAATGGCTATGTTACCGAGGCTTCCTTTAACGATAAAAGTTCGGGGACCAGTAATGGTTGTTTAGTGGACAATGCGATTGCTTATGCCTTGAAGGCACGCTTTAGTCCAGATTCTCAAAATTCACAGATCGGAACAATTACATACCTATTTCAAAGCAAGTAGTTCCACTATATCTTCCAGAATATTTTGTCCCTTGTTCTTATTGTACCAAACCTGAAGTTCTTGTTTGAACTCATCACTTAATTTACCGTGCTCCCATTTGTAGTCCTCAACCATTAGTGTGGCAATGCTTGGTCTTGGGCCCCATTCGCCTATGATCTCATTCTTGGCTTTATCCAAAACAATCAATTTGGGAATGGAACGGGCGCCATTGGTGAGGAAAGCATCCATTAAATCGAGACTCTCGTCACGCAAAATCACTTTTAGGGAAATATTTGGACTTGCTTCGGCAATTTTATTCATAACCGGTAAACTCGCTGCGGCATCCCCACACCAGCTTTCCGTAAGCACAAGAAACACCAATTCCCTATCATAGGATTTCAGTTTTCGCTCGACTTCTTCGGAGATTTGGAATGTTTTTTCCCAACGCGACATTCGTTTATCCCCCAATTTGGTGTAATTGACATATAGTTCCGATTGATTGGGGCCGGTTGAAGCGCCTGTCATGGCCAACTTGGAGACCAACGCACGATACCTTGGATAATCCATAGCCTTTGCTAAGTACCCCTTGACCACTTCCAATTTGTTATTCTCAAGTATTTCCATAATACTATTTTTACAAAAGTAGCACCATGTATTTTATGCTTTGGTGACTTTTGTCATTGGTTGTTTGTTAGATCGAATCCTTACAAACCATTGTTGGTTTTGAACGCTTCCTAGATGCCAAAAACCGTCAATTCGAGTGAAATTCCTAAGGGATTTTGCCTACCGGCCGGCAAAGGCAGGTATCGGGAATCGGTTTTGGCTTGAAATCTTGGTTCTCGATACGATTTTTCTTTGGTTTCGACTTCGCTCAACCACCAAAAAATTACTCAAACTGACAAATTTGAATCATAAATACCATTTAGATCCTTACAATGTTTTTGGATTTATGGCCAAGCTCTTGAACAGTTTTGCCTTGGTGTAGAAAAACTTGTTCTGCATCTCGTTCTGTTTGAGATATGCATCAATAAGCTTGCTTTCCCTTGAATTGATAAGGAACAGGGAACTTTCCCCAAAACTAAACTTTCGCTCTTCTGCGTTCAGCATGGTGGTATAGTCCTTTACAATATCCGTTATCAATTGGTTTTGCTCGGTAAAGGAATCCAACTCGTTATAAATGGCTATGACCTTGTTCTGAATTTCCACTTGGGCATTGTCCCTTTCGTATTCGGCATCACGGAGCTTAAATTTGGCCAGTTTGAGGTCGCCCCGTTCCTTTCTCAAGAATATGGGCATTTGAAAACTCAATCCCGCTTTATAATTTTCGGTAACGAACGAGTTTATAAATTCGGGGGTTTCCGTCACAAAATTATACTCCGCATTTAACTTGGGGAGCAATTTATTGGCCTTCAAACGCTTGTCGACCGTAAGCCCTTCTATTTTATAATCCAGTGACAAAAGTTTGGGGTGTGTATCCAAATTGAAGCTGTCCAAAGGCACGCCTTCTATCTCCAAGGTTGTATTGATATCCATTTCGGGCTCCAAATTTGGACTTATACCTCCCTGAAGCTCAACGGGCACATCCTCGATCCATAAAAAGTTGCTCAGTTCCAGAGATTTTTTCATCAATTCCACCTTTGCCTGTTGATAACCCAAGTCTCGGTTTCGGACGGCTATTTTTGCTTCTACGGTATCGATTATGGCAATATCGCCTGCCAAGGCACTTTCTTTGATTCCTTGAAAGCGCATTTCGGCATTTTCCAGAAAATCCTTGTACACTTCGGCATCCCGGTACGCTTTTAACCAATCAAAATAGGCCAATGAAGCATTGTACAGTACCTGGTTGACCTGCAGGTCTTGATCGGCCTTGGTCTGTTCCCTAAAAAACTTGGCCTTCCTCAAGGTTGCCATTCGTTCGTTGATCCAGAATCCCTGCAGAACGGACATGGAGACCCCTGCGCTGTAGAGGCCATCTTCGGGCAAGGTTTCATCCGGGTTGATGTAAGTTCCTTCAGCTTGCTGAAAATTACCTTTGAGCTCAATACCAAACCAAGTCGGAATCTTGAAGGTGGCATTCAATCGGTCCCAGTATTCGGTGTCCTTGAACTCTTTGGTATTATAATCCACCTCAACTTTGGGGTCAAACCCTCCACGGGCCTTCATAAGCTGCGCCTGCCCCATGGCAATGTTCAACTGCGCCTGCTTTGCTATGGGGTGATATTTTTTTACATAGCCCAAATATTCCTTAAATCCCAGCACCAAAGAATCTTGCTGCGCGTAAAAAAAGCTGATGTTAAAGAAAAAGAGGGTACAACATAAAAGTAATCTTCTATTTCTTTGAAGCATTTGCACTTGTATTTTGAGGTTGATAATAATTTGGCGGGAAGCCGTTGAGCTGTCGCCACAGTTCGTACCAAATGGGAACATCTTCCAATAGGGCCATGGTACTGGCCCCGGAACCCACTCTTATATCCTTGGGCCATGGGGCCTCTTCCTCGTCCGGCGCCAAGAGCACCCTATATTTTCCATTGGGGCTGATGAAATTCTCAATGGCAACTACCTTACCGCCAAAAGTTCCGTACGACACGTTGGGCCATCCGCTAAATACGATTGCGGGCCAACCATCGAACTGGATGCGCACCTTTTCGTCCACATGTATCAAGGGAAGGTCTATGGGGTCCACAAAAGTTTCTACGGCGATATCGTAATCCGAGGGCATTATCCCCACCAATTGGGCGCCTTCTTTAAAGGTTTCCCCGATTCCCGATTGTATGGCCTTGGTGATATATCCGTTTTGCGGCGCTCTTATGTAAAGCATATCGTTCCGCATTTCGTAGTTGGTGTACTGGTTTTCGAGTTTGGTTACCTGTGCTTCCGAGTCGAACTGATTGGATTGGGCCGTATACAGATCGCTCTGCGCCTTTGATATTTTATCGGCATACTCGGCCCTGACCCTGTTAATTTCCACTTGGGCATTGATCACATCGTTTTTACTGGTAAGCAATTTGTTTTCTTGACTAATTAGCTTCGCTTGTGTTTCTTGTAATTTGAGGCGCTTCTCTTCCACATCGGTCACAGCTTTAAGTCCTTCTTCCTGTAACTTGTCCACTCGGTCAAATTGGCGCTGCGCAATCATAATATTGGTTTTTGCGGCCTCCAAATCAATACTATCGCTTTTTACCTTCAATTTGGATTGTATGAGTTTGTTCCGAGCTTGCTCCAGTTTGAGTCCCAGCTCATTATTGAGGGCATTGATCTGCTGGTTCAGGGCCTTTACCTTTTCTTGGTAGGAAGTGACCGACATATTTTTTGCCTTTATCTGCTTCCCGGTACGCTCTACCAAATCGGGGTCGAAATACTCGCTCTTTATCTCGGAGATATGCAAAATGGTATCCCCTTTTTTCACATATTCGCCTTCTCTCACAAACCACCTTTCAATCCGCCCGGGTATTGGCGACTGAATGGTTTGTGGCCTTTGGTCCGGGGTCAAGGTGGTAAGGTAGCCCCTGCCGGATATATTCTGGGTCCATGGCAAAAACATCATAAAGACCGCAATAATGGAAAAAGAAGCCAAAAAGCGGTTGAACTGCTTATAATGCCTTTTATGGAAGACCTTTTTTCCAGCTTCATAACCGGAAAGGTCCACCTTCTCGTTCAATTTATTATTTGAAGAAATATTGAGCATGAACTTTATTTTATGTTGATCAATTTACCTTTGTCCATTCGTATGATTTCGTTGCAGCGGCTTGCCCATTTGGGGTTTTCACTAACCACCACCAAGGCCCATCCGTTGGCGGGATCCGCCAAAAAGTCCATCATTTTTTCGGTGTCATCTTCACCGTACTGTTCCAATGGGTCTTTTAATATCATTAGTTTGGGCCTTGTAACGATGCTTCGGGCCAGCACAATTTTTCTGGATATAAAATCGGGTATTTTTTTACCCTCGGGATACAAAATGGTTTTGAGGCCTTGGGGCTGCTCCTTTACAAACTGCGTAAGGCTCACTTTGTCCAATGCCCAGTACACATCTTCTATTGGGATGTCCTTGTTCCCAAAGGTGATGTTGTTCAGCAGGGTGCCTTCAAAAGGGTACTCCTCGGTGAGCGAGTGTCCCAGATAAGAACGGTACTTGCTCAACTTGATTCCTTGCAGCGCCACATTGTTTACATATATTTTTCCTTCATCCGGTTCTAGGATACCTGCTATCATCCGCAATAGGGTGGACCTCCCGGAACCGCTTTTTCCCTGTATTAACAATCTAGTATCCGGACGAATGGTGAGCGAGAGATGGTCTATGATCTTTTTGTCCAAGCCAGGGACTTTGTAAACGATATCTTCTAGTTCCACGGTCAACCCTTCCCCTTCCTTAAATGGGGTTTCCCCGGTCTGTGGCTCCAATTCCTTATCCACCACCTGACCCATTTTTTCCAAAGATGTCAAGAGGTCGTACACAGTCTCCAAGCCCAAAATCATTTTCTCCACAGAGCTTATGACCAATAGGATGATGATTTCTGCCGCTACGAATTGACCAATGTTCATCTGTTGCTCCAGCACAAGTAATCCACCGATCAGCAATAGGCCGGCCGTTACCAGCACCTTAAAGCCTATCATTTGAATAAATTGCATCACCAGGACCCTAAAGTGACTCTCCCTGGCCTCTAAATATTCATCCACCAAAGTATCGTTCTTCTCCAAGGCATGCGATGTTTTTCCTGAAAGCTTGAAACTGATAATGGAACGTGCGATTTCCTGGACCCAATGTGCCACTTTGTATTTGATCTTGGATTCTTCCAAACTTGTATCGAGCCCGCGTTGTGCCGTAAACTTGAACACTATGTAAATGAGCAGGAGCAACAACAGCCCATAAATAATGAAGAAGGGGTGGTAAAAGGACAACAGCAACAATCCGAATATGATCTGTAATAACGCGGCCGGAAAGTCGATGAGTATCTTGGACAGAGATTTTTGTACCGTGAGGGTATCAAAAAAGCGGTTTGCCAACTCTGGCGGGTAATAATAGCGGAGTTCGCTCATTTTGATCTTTGGAAACCGATAGGCAAATTCAAAAGAAGACCTGGTAAATATTTTTTGCTGAAGGTTCTCAATGATCCGTATCTGCATCAGCTGTAACACTCCCACAAAAGCGACCCCCATGGTAACCAAAACCACAAGCACGATCCAGGATGTGCTTACCCTGGCCCCCTGAATGAGGTTGATGATCGCCTGTATGCCCAGTGGCAAGGACAGGTTTACCAAACCAGCAAAAATAGCATAGTAAAAAATCTGAAAAACATCTTTTTTATCCAAGGTCAGGAGACCCATTAAGCGCTGCCATGCCGTAAGTATTTTTTTAGCCATTTATTTTTTATTTAGTGTGCGGAATATGAGATCTTTAAAAAACTCGGTCGGTGTAATTGTTTTGTTGCAGTTGGTAAGCGTTGGGAAATGTTCCT from Flagellimonas oceani encodes the following:
- a CDS encoding HlyD family secretion protein, with protein sequence MLNISSNNKLNEKVDLSGYEAGKKVFHKRHYKQFNRFLASFSIIAVFMMFLPWTQNISGRGYLTTLTPDQRPQTIQSPIPGRIERWFVREGEYVKKGDTILHISEIKSEYFDPDLVERTGKQIKAKNMSVTSYQEKVKALNQQINALNNELGLKLEQARNKLIQSKLKVKSDSIDLEAAKTNIMIAQRQFDRVDKLQEEGLKAVTDVEEKRLKLQETQAKLISQENKLLTSKNDVINAQVEINRVRAEYADKISKAQSDLYTAQSNQFDSEAQVTKLENQYTNYEMRNDMLYIRAPQNGYITKAIQSGIGETFKEGAQLVGIMPSDYDIAVETFVDPIDLPLIHVDEKVRIQFDGWPAIVFSGWPNVSYGTFGGKVVAIENFISPNGKYRVLLAPDEEEAPWPKDIRVGSGASTMALLEDVPIWYELWRQLNGFPPNYYQPQNTSANASKK
- a CDS encoding peptidase domain-containing ABC transporter, whose protein sequence is MAKKILTAWQRLMGLLTLDKKDVFQIFYYAIFAGLVNLSLPLGIQAIINLIQGARVSTSWIVLVVLVTMGVAFVGVLQLMQIRIIENLQQKIFTRSSFEFAYRFPKIKMSELRYYYPPELANRFFDTLTVQKSLSKILIDFPAALLQIIFGLLLLSFYHPFFIIYGLLLLLLIYIVFKFTAQRGLDTSLEESKIKYKVAHWVQEIARSIISFKLSGKTSHALEKNDTLVDEYLEARESHFRVLVMQFIQMIGFKVLVTAGLLLIGGLLVLEQQMNIGQFVAAEIIILLVISSVEKMILGLETVYDLLTSLEKMGQVVDKELEPQTGETPFKEGEGLTVELEDIVYKVPGLDKKIIDHLSLTIRPDTRLLIQGKSGSGRSTLLRMIAGILEPDEGKIYVNNVALQGIKLSKYRSYLGHSLTEEYPFEGTLLNNITFGNKDIPIEDVYWALDKVSLTQFVKEQPQGLKTILYPEGKKIPDFISRKIVLARSIVTRPKLMILKDPLEQYGEDDTEKMMDFLADPANGWALVVVSENPKWASRCNEIIRMDKGKLINIK